Proteins co-encoded in one Tautonia rosea genomic window:
- the aroC gene encoding chorismate synthase, which yields MLRYLTAGESHGPALTAIVEGFPSGITLDAEFINIDLKRRQGGYGRGKRQTLETDRVIVDSGTYHGVTTGGPITLRLINNDAKLERLKEPTAPRGGHIDLAGSIAYQTGIRQVLERASARETAMRVAVGGLAKLLLRDLGIDVFGYVRELGGIDAPPVSLDPALRDASPVYSCNPEIDPGIVAAIDAAREAGDTLGGVVEAVVTGCPIGLGSHAQWDRKLDARLALAVMSIQAIKAVEIGLGVEAARRPGSKVMDPIRFEPEHDPSDRRFGFRRPTNNAGGIEGGTTNGEPIVVRAAKKPISTLAARGPSVNMATKGESPASYERSDVCAVPAASVILESVVAFEIASAVAERFVGSSLDAIRAAMNALHDLSRRHLDEYWSAGTRS from the coding sequence ATGCTTCGCTACCTGACGGCCGGTGAATCGCACGGCCCGGCCCTGACGGCCATCGTCGAAGGCTTCCCCTCGGGCATCACCCTTGACGCTGAGTTCATCAACATCGACCTCAAGCGCCGCCAGGGGGGCTACGGCCGAGGCAAGCGGCAGACCCTCGAAACCGACCGCGTCATCGTCGATTCCGGCACCTACCACGGCGTCACCACCGGCGGGCCGATTACTCTCCGCCTGATCAACAACGACGCGAAGCTCGAACGCCTCAAGGAGCCCACCGCCCCCCGAGGCGGCCACATCGACCTGGCCGGTTCCATCGCCTACCAGACCGGCATCCGTCAGGTTCTCGAACGGGCCAGTGCCCGCGAAACCGCCATGCGCGTCGCCGTCGGCGGCCTGGCCAAGCTCCTGCTCCGCGACCTCGGGATCGACGTCTTCGGCTACGTCCGCGAACTCGGCGGCATTGACGCCCCCCCCGTTTCCCTCGACCCCGCCCTCCGCGACGCCAGCCCCGTCTACTCCTGCAACCCCGAGATCGACCCCGGCATCGTCGCCGCCATCGACGCCGCCCGCGAGGCCGGCGACACCCTCGGCGGCGTCGTCGAGGCCGTCGTCACCGGCTGCCCGATCGGCCTCGGCTCCCACGCCCAGTGGGACCGCAAGCTCGACGCCCGCCTCGCCCTGGCCGTCATGAGCATCCAGGCCATCAAGGCCGTCGAGATCGGCCTCGGCGTCGAGGCCGCCCGCCGACCCGGCTCGAAGGTCATGGACCCGATCCGCTTCGAGCCCGAGCACGACCCCTCCGACCGCCGCTTCGGCTTCCGCCGCCCCACCAACAACGCCGGCGGCATCGAAGGCGGCACCACCAACGGCGAGCCGATCGTCGTCCGCGCCGCCAAGAAGCCCATCAGCACCCTCGCCGCCCGCGGCCCCTCGGTCAACATGGCCACCAAGGGGGAATCCCCCGCCAGCTACGAACGCTCCGACGTCTGCGCCGTCCCCGCCGCCAGCGTCATCCTCGAATCCGTCGTCGCCTTCGAGATCGCCTCCGCCGTCGCCGAGCGCTTCGTCGGCTCCAGCCTTGACGCCATCCGCGCCGCCATGAACGCCCTGCACGACCTCTCCCGCCGCCACCTCGATGAATACTGGTCGGCCGGGACCCGCTCGTAG